A stretch of Prunus dulcis chromosome 6, ALMONDv2, whole genome shotgun sequence DNA encodes these proteins:
- the LOC117632299 gene encoding probable mediator of RNA polymerase II transcription subunit 26c → MDHDDLRTILETSGVDVWTFIDTAIVVASVDYGTELKHRRDGIVERLYATTCMPPRCPNCDTDGPNGNQPKGVSPYTPQFVDRDDDEEEDKEGLDPYGGLFDDEQKNILEIKKQLEDPHQSEDSLVELLQSLADMEISFQELKEADIGRHVSQLRKQHPSDVVRRLAKQVVRKWKGIVDEWVKLHGELPSSSAMVDEDSPQQKIPQNGLHQVPDFAYSPNPHNGSSGSDKNNSEPERKPKAVPRREAPPKPAQSTPMSASAAQNRQREQKESNFDNDRLASARKRLQANYKEAENAKKQRTIQVMDIHEIPKPKNSFIAKNKGGGGSGSHQGRHW, encoded by the exons ATGGACCATGACGACTTGCGGACCATCTTAGAAACCTCGGGAGTGGATGTGTGGACGTTCATTGACACCGCCATTGTGGTAGCTTCGGTTGATTATGGCACCGAGCTCAAGCACCGGAGGGATGGCATTGTCGAGCGCCTCTACGCCACAACTTGCATGCCACCTCGGTGTCCGAACTGTGATACTGATGGGCCCAATGGGAACCAACCCAAAGGAGTTTCACCGTACACTCCGCAGTTCGTTgatagagatgatgatgaggaggaggacaAGGAGGGGTTGGATCCATACGGAGGGTTGTTCGATGATGAGCAGAAGAACATTCTAGAAATCAAGAAGCAGCTTGAGGATCCACATCAg TCTGAGGATTCTTTGGTTGAGTTGCTTCAAAGTCTAGCAGATATGGAAATATCATTCCAAGAACTCAAG GAGGCTGATATTGGAAGGCATGTGAGTCAATTGCGGAAGCAGCATCCAAGTGATGTTGTTAGGAGATTGGCAAAGCAAGTTGTCAG GAAATGGAAGGGTATTGTGGATGAATGGGTGAAGTTACATGGAGAACTGCCATCTTCTTCAGCCATGG TTGATGAAGATTCGCCCCAGCAGAAAATTCCCCAAAATGGTCTTCACCAG GTTCCTGATTTTGCGTACTCTCCAAATCCTCACA ATGGGAGTTCTGGGTCAGATAAGAACAATTCAGAACCAGAACGCAAGCCAAAGGCAGTTCCTAGGAGAGAAGCTCCACCAAAACCAGCACAATCAACCCCTATGTCTGCTTCTGCTGCTCAAAAT agacagagagaacaGAAGGAAAGCAATTTTGACAATGATAGGTTGGCTTCTGCAAGAAAACGACTTCAGGCGAATTACAAAGAAGCTGAAAATG CCAAAAAGCAGAGAACAATTCAAGTAATGGACATCCATGAGATACCAAAACCAAAGAATTCTTTCATTGCAAAGAACAAAGGTGGAGGAGGAAGTGGTTCTCATCAAGGCAGGCATTGGTGA